The DNA window TGAAACAAATACTGCTCAAGTTGCGGCAAAAATTGCTCAAACCTTTGATCGAGAAAATAGGGATGGAAGCCTAATGCGTAATATAAGTGGGGACTTTGCTTTGCTAAGGTTTGAATACGTGACCAGTTTGAAGGACCAACCGACGGGATAAGGATTCGTCTTACCCCCTGCTCCTCCGCGAGTTTCAGGTTGTGTTCAAAATCATCCTGAAATTCATCAAAATCGAAATGACAATGGGTATCAAAGAGCTTCATCTTGGGATTGCTCATGACTATCACCGGGTTGAGACGATGTAATTTTCTCCTCACCTTTATGTACCGGGTCTTTTCGGTAAGGTACGCAGCTGCGCTTTTGATCGGGCGTTAACCCCATCTCGTCACACCAATCGTCGTAGCGCTTGATTCCTCTTTTAATCCAGTTCATGTTGCATCCTCACACAATTCAAATCATTCTAGCTGATATAAAAGCGCCCTTGACTAAGTCTATAGCCAAGGGCGTTTTAAAATCCAGTCGCTATACAGCGGCGTTCAATTAACGTCTGTTAGTGCTCACGAGTCGCACGGAATTCAACATCAGGGAAGCGCTCTTTAGCAAGGTTCAGGTTAACCATAGTTGGTGCGATGTAGGTTAAGTTATCACCACCATCGAGTGCTAAGTTTGCCTGGTTCTTACGTTGGAACTCATCTAGTTTCTTCGCGTCACCACACTCTACCCAGCGAGCCGTTGCTACGTTTACGCCTTCGTAAATCGCTTCTACGTTGTATTCAGATTTCAGACGAGCAACAACCACATCAAACTGAAGCACACCTACCGCGCCAACGATAAGATCGTTGTTTTGCAGAGGACGGAATACCTGTACGGCACCTTCTTCCGAAAGCTGAACCAAGCCTTTCAGCAGCTGTTTCTGCTTTAGTGGATCTTTCAGACGAATACGACGGAACAGCTCCGGCGCAAAGTTAGGAATACCAGAGAACTTAAGTGATTCACCTTGAGTAAACGTATCGCCAATCTGAATCGTTCCGTGGTTATGCAGACCAATAATGTCACCGGCGTAAGCGTGTTCTGCACGAGCACGATCACCCGCCATAAAGGTTACGGCGTCAGAGATACTCACCTGCTTACCAAGACGAACATGGTTCATCTTCATACCCTGCGTGTAAGTACCCGATACGATACGCATAAAGGCGATACGGTCACGGTGTTTTGGATCCATATTTGCCTGAATCTTAAACACAAAACCCGAGAACTTGTCTTCTGTTGCTTCAACGTCACGCTCAACTGCCTGACGAGTTTTCGGCGCAGGCGCCCACTCTGTCAGACCATCCAGCATATGGTCTACACCGAAGTTGCCCAATGCGGTACCGAAATAAACCGGCGTTAATTCACCAGTCAGGAATGACTCCAGTTCGAACTCTGGGCAAGCACCCATAACAAGCTCAAGCTCTTCACGTACGCTTTCCGCCAGATCCGCACCGACTTTTTCATCCAGTTCCGGGTTATCCAGACCTTTAATGATACGGACTTCCTGAATCTCATGCCCATGACCAGATTCGTACAGAATCGTCTCATCACGGTGAATATGGTAAACACCTTTAAACTCTTTACCACAACCGATTGGCCAGGTAATTGGTGCACACATCATACCCAGTTCGTTTTCTACTTCATCCAGAACTTCCATCGGATCACGAACGTCACGGTCAAGTTTGTTCATGAAAGTGACGATTGGCGTATCACGAAGACGGGTTACTTCCATCAGTTTACGGGTACGATCTTCGACACCTTTCGCCGCATCGATAACCATCAGACATGAGTCTACTGCGGTTAGAGTGCGGTAGGTATCTTCAGAGAAGTCTTCGTGCCCCGGAGTATCGAGCAGGTTCACCAGACAATCGTTGTAAGGAAACTGCATCACAGAAGTGGTAACCGAGATACCACGTTCCTTTTCCATTTCCATCCAGTCAGATTTTGCATGTTGTGCATTACCACGACCTTTGACAGTACCTGCTTTTTGGATCGCGTTTCCGAATAACAGTACTTTTTCGGTGATGGTTGTTTTACCCGCATCCGGGTGCGAAATAATAGCGAATGTTCTGCGTTTAGAGACTTCGCCTAGAAAAGGTGTATTTGACATGAAACGGGTCTTCTTTGATGTATGCACGCTTGCTGAAAAACAAACATGCATTTTTAGATTCAATTTTGCGCGGTATTCTCGCTTATTATTGCTTTAGGGGCAACTGATCGCTTTGGGACATCATCCCTAATATAACGTGTTTTTGGCTAATGAAAGAAGATATAACTCATGATGATCGCATCTTCTTTGCCATTGCCTGTTTTAGCAGGGTAATAGTTATAGCGACGGTCTAACTCGTTGAACCCCGCCTGCTCATAGATATGAATTGCAGCTTGATTACTTTCTCTCACTTCGAGCCAGGCGCTTTCTGCTTTTACTTGTTCACAGTGTTCTAAAAACGCATCCAGCAGCTTCTGTCCATAGCCTTTACCTTGTTGTGAAGGAGCTATTGCGATATTGAGCAATGTCACCTCACCGACAATATTCTGAGCATAGAAATAACCGATAACCGTACCACCTTCCAACATCACATGGTGACAAGCGCCCCGGCTTGATAAATCTCGAACCAGAGACTCTGCCCAGGGGTGTGAGTGCGCTTGCTGTTCGATTTGCCACACTTGATCCAAATGCTCAATACGTATTGGGACTATCTCAATCGCCATTATAAAACCTATTTAAAACTTAACTGTGTGGTGCCACAGCGTAATACAAGCGTTACGAGTAGGAACAAATCTGCTGCCAAAGTGCGCGCTTTTGTTCGTTGTTACCATCGATATCTTCCAGCAAAGGAGAGGTCAGTTGTTTGATGTTTTCAACCGTTAGCGCTTCACAGCCAGCAAACCATATCCACTCAAGTTGATGCTCTGCTAAAAGAGGTAAGCGCTCAGGCTCTAGGTGCATGGATTGGTCGACTGTCAGCTTCATACTCTTGAGTATTTTCTCAAACAGATTCGCAGACTCATTCACAGGACATCCCGGTGAAACCAAAAGAAGTTTGCAACTACCAGGCAGCTCAATCATCGGTGATTGATATCCAGCCAGTCTATCTGGGTGAACCAACTCCCAAGTGCTGATTCCCATCTCATGTAAATACTGTTTCTCGTTTATCGACATTTTTCGTCACCTGTTTGAACCCGGCAATACTATCAAAGAATAGTAACGATACCCAATGATCGATTACTGAATACTGAATACTGAATACTGAATACTGAATACTGAATACTGAATACTGAAGCTTAATAGGGAATAACAATGGAATGTCTAAATTATTTAACCTGAGCGGTGAAAAATGAAATGTAATAAAAAACAGCCAGAGGTTCCCCACTGACTGCTATGTACGTTGTAACTGATTAGTTATAGATGATTAGTTATAGCTCTGAGAACTCTGGTGAATAGTCGATGCGACCAGAACGTCCTTCAAATTGACCTTCTACCAGCTCTGCAATGCGAAACGCACCTTTAGGCACTTCCCAAGCGCATTCGAATCCCAGCTCGTCACTAGCCTGAAAACCTTGGCGGGCATAGTAGTCTGGGTCACCAAGCACCACACATACCTGATAGCCAAAGTCGCGTAAAGAGTCGAAACCTTCTTTGATCAGCTGCGCACCGATGCCCTGGCGACGATACTCCTCATGAACAGCCAAAGGTGCCAGCCCTTGCCATGACAAATCTTCACCATTTAACGTAACTGGGCTGAATAGAGCGTGACCAATTACTTCACCTTCATCAGTACACGCCACCAGCGATAAAGTAAGCTTGCTGTTTTCTCTCAGACGCATCACCAGATTAGCTTCTGCATCCGTTGGAAATGCGTGTTTCAATAAGCGGTCAATGGTAAGAATGTCCGCAGGGGCTTCAGTTCGAATAAGCATTCGCTACTCCGGGTTGTTGTGCAGGCTCTTGAACCCCTTTATGAACAAAATCAGCCAGTTGGTTCAGTGCTACTTGCATTGCTTTTGGTAACTGCTCTAAGTCGACACTGTCCATTAAGTTTTTCACTTCTAAGCCAAGCTCAGTATCGCCCTCAATAGAAAGGCGACGTTGGAAGAACAACGTGTCAGGGTCTTCTTTACGACCAGCAATCAATACTAGGTCATTTAGATTACCACTAAAACTCACATCTTCCTGAACAGGTTTTTCAGCCAACAGCAAATTTTCATCTTGGTAGCTGATATACCATGCTAATCCAAG is part of the Vibrio sp. B1FLJ16 genome and encodes:
- a CDS encoding DUF5363 family protein, with protein sequence MNWIKRGIKRYDDWCDEMGLTPDQKRSCVPYRKDPVHKGEEKITSSQPGDSHEQSQDEAL
- the prfC gene encoding peptide chain release factor 3; amino-acid sequence: MSNTPFLGEVSKRRTFAIISHPDAGKTTITEKVLLFGNAIQKAGTVKGRGNAQHAKSDWMEMEKERGISVTTSVMQFPYNDCLVNLLDTPGHEDFSEDTYRTLTAVDSCLMVIDAAKGVEDRTRKLMEVTRLRDTPIVTFMNKLDRDVRDPMEVLDEVENELGMMCAPITWPIGCGKEFKGVYHIHRDETILYESGHGHEIQEVRIIKGLDNPELDEKVGADLAESVREELELVMGACPEFELESFLTGELTPVYFGTALGNFGVDHMLDGLTEWAPAPKTRQAVERDVEATEDKFSGFVFKIQANMDPKHRDRIAFMRIVSGTYTQGMKMNHVRLGKQVSISDAVTFMAGDRARAEHAYAGDIIGLHNHGTIQIGDTFTQGESLKFSGIPNFAPELFRRIRLKDPLKQKQLLKGLVQLSEEGAVQVFRPLQNNDLIVGAVGVLQFDVVVARLKSEYNVEAIYEGVNVATARWVECGDAKKLDEFQRKNQANLALDGGDNLTYIAPTMVNLNLAKERFPDVEFRATREH
- the rimI gene encoding ribosomal protein S18-alanine N-acetyltransferase, whose protein sequence is MAIEIVPIRIEHLDQVWQIEQQAHSHPWAESLVRDLSSRGACHHVMLEGGTVIGYFYAQNIVGEVTLLNIAIAPSQQGKGYGQKLLDAFLEHCEQVKAESAWLEVRESNQAAIHIYEQAGFNELDRRYNYYPAKTGNGKEDAIIMSYIFFH
- a CDS encoding DNA polymerase III subunit psi — its product is MSINEKQYLHEMGISTWELVHPDRLAGYQSPMIELPGSCKLLLVSPGCPVNESANLFEKILKSMKLTVDQSMHLEPERLPLLAEHQLEWIWFAGCEALTVENIKQLTSPLLEDIDGNNEQKRALWQQICSYS
- a CDS encoding N-acetyltransferase is translated as MLIRTEAPADILTIDRLLKHAFPTDAEANLVMRLRENSKLTLSLVACTDEGEVIGHALFSPVTLNGEDLSWQGLAPLAVHEEYRRQGIGAQLIKEGFDSLRDFGYQVCVVLGDPDYYARQGFQASDELGFECAWEVPKGAFRIAELVEGQFEGRSGRIDYSPEFSEL